One window of the Paenibacillus beijingensis genome contains the following:
- a CDS encoding PspA/IM30 family protein, protein MSIMRRVRDITVATLNERLEKAEDPVRLIDQFLWSTREEIIQAERIYAQYSAHSNNLKMQWLQAEQQKEKREQQALTALKAGEEQLARIALHEKASAEERSIQYRDLYEQSRASISELEDNLRELRMEYQQVYDKREYYAARMESLRLQQRMNARYAGGMNGTGASGLQPEGMFRRLEERISDLELESKSLRDLRRMGQQLFNEAGSQISSVVERELEALKRKLEKGG, encoded by the coding sequence GTGAGCATTATGCGGCGTGTGCGCGACATTACGGTCGCCACATTAAATGAACGATTGGAGAAAGCGGAAGATCCCGTACGGCTGATCGACCAGTTTCTATGGTCAACCCGGGAAGAAATTATACAAGCGGAGCGGATTTACGCGCAGTACTCCGCACACAGCAACAATTTGAAAATGCAGTGGCTGCAGGCGGAGCAGCAGAAGGAGAAACGCGAGCAGCAAGCGCTGACGGCGCTTAAGGCAGGCGAGGAGCAGCTCGCGAGAATCGCTCTCCATGAGAAAGCGAGCGCGGAGGAGCGCTCTATCCAGTACCGTGACCTGTATGAGCAAAGCCGGGCAAGCATCTCCGAGCTGGAAGACAACTTGCGCGAGCTGCGCATGGAGTACCAGCAAGTATACGATAAGCGCGAGTATTATGCGGCCCGGATGGAATCGCTGCGGCTTCAGCAGCGGATGAACGCCCGGTATGCCGGCGGCATGAATGGCACAGGCGCCTCGGGTTTGCAGCCCGAAGGCATGTTCCGGAGACTGGAAGAGCGGATCAGCGATTTGGAGCTGGAAAGCAAAAGTTTGCGGGATTTGCGGCGGATGGGGCAGCAATTGTTCAATGAGGCCGGCTCTCAAATCTCTTCCGTTGTGGAGCGCGAGCTTGAGGCATTGAAGAGAAAGCTTGAAAAAGGAGGCTGA
- a CDS encoding sugar ABC transporter permease, whose translation MMTRKAKTTLWLSFSYVLLAIIGVFCVYPALWVTMSSLRVGDALYSDTIIPSALTLEHYTNLFDKYLFAGWYVNTLKISVASMIIGTVLTLLTGYAFSMFRFAGRKNLMSLLLVLGLFPGFMSMIAIYILLNQMNLLNTHLAIIIVYAAGAPLFFLFSKSYFDTIPKSLVEAARIDGAGHLTIFFRIIMPLSTPLIVFTSLMTFTGAFTDFIFAKLVLRTPEKKTLAVGLFDMITDPFSTEFTTFAAGCVLVAVPITVLFILMQRFLVDGLTAGAEKG comes from the coding sequence ATGATGACCCGCAAAGCCAAAACGACGCTGTGGCTGTCGTTCAGTTACGTGCTGCTCGCGATTATCGGAGTGTTCTGCGTTTACCCTGCGCTGTGGGTGACGATGTCCTCGCTGCGCGTCGGCGACGCGCTCTACAGCGATACGATCATTCCGTCCGCCTTGACGCTGGAGCACTACACGAATCTGTTCGACAAATATCTGTTCGCCGGGTGGTACGTCAATACGCTGAAAATTTCGGTTGCCAGCATGATCATCGGCACGGTTCTGACGCTGCTGACCGGATACGCCTTCTCGATGTTCCGCTTTGCAGGCCGCAAAAATCTGATGAGCCTGCTGCTCGTGCTCGGTCTCTTTCCCGGCTTTATGAGCATGATCGCCATCTATATTTTGCTCAACCAAATGAACCTGCTCAATACGCATTTGGCGATCATTATCGTGTATGCCGCCGGGGCGCCGCTGTTTTTCCTGTTCTCGAAGAGCTACTTCGACACGATTCCGAAAAGCCTGGTCGAGGCGGCGCGCATTGACGGAGCGGGGCATCTGACCATTTTCTTCCGGATCATTATGCCGCTGTCGACGCCGCTGATCGTGTTCACGTCGCTTATGACGTTTACCGGCGCGTTCACCGACTTTATTTTCGCCAAGCTCGTGCTGCGCACGCCGGAGAAGAAGACGCTCGCCGTCGGGCTGTTCGATATGATCACCGACCCGTTCTCGACCGAGTTCACCACCTTTGCCGCCGGCTGCGTGCTCGTCGCGGTACCGATCACCGTTTTGTTCATCCTGATGCAGCGTTTCCTCGTGGACGGATTGACGGCCGGGGCCGAAAAGGGATAA
- a CDS encoding TetR/AcrR family transcriptional regulator, giving the protein MARAGLDLLTVLMAAAELADTKGVEELSLATLAQKLGIRSPSLYNHVEGLPGLRNKLVTYGLSQMRDSMTRAAIGKSGDDAVKAIAEAYIEFVRRHPGLYEVTHRFLESNDENHRRAAGEVVEIIIRVLDAYDLDKDTAIHIIRGLRSLLHGFASIEQQGGFNMPLDLNESFRVLIDTFLAGIRSINGQKSMR; this is encoded by the coding sequence ATGGCAAGAGCCGGATTAGACCTGTTGACCGTGTTGATGGCTGCTGCCGAATTGGCCGACACGAAAGGAGTCGAAGAGTTAAGTCTCGCAACGTTGGCTCAAAAGCTGGGCATTCGTTCCCCTTCTTTGTACAATCACGTGGAAGGATTGCCCGGTTTGCGTAATAAGCTTGTTACTTACGGATTGAGCCAAATGAGAGACTCGATGACTCGGGCCGCGATCGGAAAATCCGGGGATGATGCGGTAAAAGCAATTGCAGAGGCTTATATTGAGTTTGTACGCAGGCATCCCGGTTTATACGAGGTTACCCATCGATTTCTTGAATCGAACGACGAAAATCATCGGCGTGCAGCTGGAGAAGTCGTTGAAATAATTATTCGTGTGCTGGATGCTTATGATTTGGATAAGGATACAGCGATTCATATTATAAGGGGCCTCCGAAGCTTGCTGCACGGCTTCGCGTCGATCGAACAACAGGGAGGATTTAATATGCCGCTTGATCTGAACGAAAGCTTTCGCGTTCTTATCGACACATTTCTGGCAGGCATTCGTTCGATTAACGGACAAAAAAGCATGAGATGA
- a CDS encoding sugar ABC transporter substrate-binding protein, translating into MKKKLGLLALSAVMTFTLAACGGKTNSANTGNEATNGTGQQNEAAANEELKPEPGAELKLWTIKDDFTENAAKEFEQKYNIKVTTEDVTFWDSPARLATDGPAGMGADVFGMTNDFLGGAVGSGLVLPNDYFEEETKSITRKDAIDASTFEGVLYGYPRSVYTYALYVNKDLVKDVKLDTWDDIITFAKKFNDEKNNKYAYMFDTGSFFLFSYLAGYGGYVFGNNETDPKDIGINNEGAVKGMQFIQSLKEILPLKFSDMNVDIKTGLFESGKLAINMDGSWNMAKFSKLPFNVTVIPMPPMPGDKAPVTLAGTTSYYVSAYSKYPNAAKLFANFLTSKENQAKAVEVTGEFPAAEGVDNRTDEIPQGFQKQLANSRMWSNLPEMKYFGQYLDPAFTAVWEGADVKTTLDKAAAGMKSSIENQK; encoded by the coding sequence ATGAAAAAGAAACTGGGTCTGCTCGCACTTTCCGCTGTCATGACGTTCACTCTGGCCGCTTGCGGCGGCAAAACGAACTCCGCGAATACAGGCAATGAAGCAACCAATGGAACCGGCCAGCAAAACGAAGCGGCGGCAAACGAGGAGCTGAAGCCGGAACCGGGAGCGGAACTGAAGTTATGGACGATCAAGGACGACTTTACCGAAAATGCGGCAAAAGAATTTGAACAGAAGTACAACATCAAAGTCACGACGGAAGACGTTACTTTCTGGGACAGCCCGGCACGTTTGGCGACGGACGGCCCGGCCGGCATGGGCGCCGACGTGTTCGGGATGACGAACGATTTTCTTGGAGGAGCCGTGGGCTCCGGCCTTGTACTGCCGAACGACTACTTTGAAGAAGAAACAAAGAGCATTACCCGCAAGGATGCTATCGATGCGTCGACATTTGAAGGCGTTCTGTACGGTTATCCACGCTCCGTCTATACGTACGCGTTATATGTCAACAAAGATCTCGTAAAGGACGTCAAACTGGATACATGGGACGATATTATTACTTTCGCGAAGAAATTCAATGACGAAAAGAACAACAAATACGCTTACATGTTTGACACGGGTTCCTTCTTCCTCTTCAGCTATCTGGCAGGTTACGGCGGTTACGTATTCGGCAACAACGAAACCGATCCGAAAGATATCGGCATTAATAATGAAGGCGCGGTAAAAGGAATGCAATTCATTCAGTCGCTGAAAGAAATTTTGCCGCTTAAATTTTCCGATATGAACGTGGACATCAAGACGGGGCTGTTTGAATCGGGCAAGCTTGCCATCAATATGGACGGCAGCTGGAATATGGCGAAATTCAGCAAGCTTCCGTTTAACGTAACCGTCATTCCGATGCCTCCTATGCCGGGAGACAAAGCTCCGGTCACACTCGCCGGAACGACCTCGTACTATGTAAGCGCGTATTCGAAATACCCGAACGCGGCGAAGCTGTTCGCAAACTTCCTTACGTCGAAGGAAAATCAGGCGAAAGCGGTTGAGGTTACCGGCGAATTCCCGGCTGCCGAAGGAGTCGACAACCGTACGGATGAGATTCCGCAGGGCTTCCAAAAACAGCTGGCAAACAGCCGCATGTGGTCCAATCTTCCTGAAATGAAATATTTCGGTCAATACCTGGATCCGGCATTCACCGCGGTTTGGGAAGGCGCCGATGTCAAGACGACGCTCGACAAAGCGGCGGCCGGCATGAAGTCGAGCATTGAAAATCAGAAGTAA
- a CDS encoding YdeI/OmpD-associated family protein: MTNSSMNPKVDEFLSKARKWKEEYEKLRNIVLDCELTEEFKWMHPCYTFQNKNIVLIHGFKEYCALLFHKGALLKDAHGILIQQTENVQAARQIRFTDVREIVEMETILKAYIHEAIEVEKAGLEVSFKKTTEFIIPEEFQNKLNEIPTLKTAFEALTPGRQRAYILYFSEPKQSKTRESRVEKCIQQILGGKGLND; this comes from the coding sequence ATGACAAATAGTAGTATGAATCCTAAAGTTGATGAGTTTTTAAGTAAGGCTAGAAAGTGGAAGGAAGAATATGAGAAGTTGAGAAATATCGTTCTTGACTGTGAGCTGACCGAAGAATTTAAGTGGATGCATCCTTGTTACACGTTTCAGAATAAAAACATAGTCTTAATACATGGGTTTAAAGAATACTGTGCGCTTCTGTTTCACAAAGGCGCCTTGTTAAAAGATGCCCATGGTATCCTAATCCAACAAACGGAGAATGTACAGGCGGCGCGCCAGATTCGGTTCACCGATGTTCGAGAAATAGTTGAGATGGAAACCATCTTGAAAGCCTATATTCATGAAGCCATTGAAGTTGAAAAAGCCGGTTTGGAAGTGAGTTTTAAAAAGACTACAGAATTCATAATTCCTGAAGAATTTCAAAATAAACTCAATGAAATACCTACCTTGAAAACTGCTTTTGAAGCATTGACGCCGGGACGGCAAAGAGCATACATTCTTTATTTTTCTGAACCCAAACAATCCAAAACTCGAGAGTCAAGGGTTGAAAAATGCATACAGCAAATTTTGGGTGGTAAGGGATTAAATGATTAG
- a CDS encoding nucleoside hydrolase: MEAIRMILDVDTGIDDSLAILLALKTEHVVVEGITTVFGNTSVEQATRNTLQVIGLADAPYEVPVAKGAAGPLFGEWGGPVVHIHGDNGIGNCELPWPEQEPLDEKAADFIVRKVNENPDALTLVFVGPLTNLAIALAKDPSIASKVKRLVLMGGAVKVPGNVTPVVEANIHSDPEAAHRVFESGMPITMVGLDVTMKTIIGKSHLDRLAAGTASARRPQFIGGILSYYFEAYLKQDGFYGSPLHDPLAVAVAVDPSLVQTEEVYIRIETKGELSYGATIADFRRPPERTNASLCTEVDSERFVEYFMNVLSS; the protein is encoded by the coding sequence TTGGAAGCCATCCGGATGATTCTTGATGTCGATACCGGAATTGATGATTCACTTGCGATTCTGCTTGCTTTAAAAACGGAACATGTCGTCGTCGAAGGAATTACGACCGTGTTCGGCAATACGAGTGTGGAGCAGGCCACCCGCAACACGCTGCAGGTGATCGGGCTCGCAGATGCGCCGTACGAGGTTCCGGTCGCGAAGGGGGCCGCCGGCCCGCTCTTTGGCGAATGGGGCGGTCCGGTTGTCCATATTCACGGCGACAACGGCATCGGCAATTGCGAGCTGCCGTGGCCGGAGCAGGAGCCGCTCGATGAGAAGGCCGCCGACTTTATTGTACGCAAGGTCAATGAGAACCCGGACGCGCTGACGCTCGTTTTTGTCGGACCGCTGACGAATTTGGCCATCGCGCTTGCGAAAGACCCGTCGATCGCTTCCAAAGTGAAGCGTCTTGTGCTGATGGGGGGAGCGGTGAAGGTTCCCGGGAACGTCACTCCGGTCGTGGAAGCGAACATACACAGCGATCCGGAGGCGGCCCACCGCGTGTTCGAATCCGGCATGCCGATTACGATGGTCGGGCTCGATGTAACGATGAAAACGATCATCGGCAAGTCGCATTTGGACCGGCTCGCAGCTGGCACGGCATCCGCACGCAGGCCGCAATTTATTGGGGGAATCCTGTCTTATTACTTTGAAGCTTATTTGAAGCAGGACGGCTTTTACGGATCTCCCCTTCATGATCCGCTGGCGGTTGCGGTTGCGGTCGATCCTTCTCTTGTGCAGACGGAGGAGGTTTATATACGCATCGAGACGAAGGGAGAATTGTCCTACGGGGCAACGATCGCCGATTTCAGAAGGCCTCCCGAGCGGACGAACGCTTCCCTCTGTACGGAAGTCGACAGTGAGCGGTTTGTGGAATACTTTATGAACGTATTGAGCAGTTAG
- a CDS encoding LiaF transmembrane domain-containing protein — protein sequence MNRNTGFGALLIVVGALIAMKFLGLGHLFGWIFGLLFPVILIGLGVVGWRNGSKVIGTVLAVIGALMLLAKLSGLIMLLLAVGLIVWGVSKIKGQRRTY from the coding sequence ATGAATCGTAATACAGGATTTGGCGCATTGTTAATTGTCGTAGGTGCATTGATCGCGATGAAATTTCTCGGTCTGGGGCATCTTTTCGGCTGGATCTTCGGTCTGCTCTTCCCTGTTATCCTGATCGGGCTTGGCGTTGTCGGCTGGAGAAACGGCAGCAAAGTAATCGGGACCGTGCTGGCGGTAATCGGTGCCCTCATGCTGCTTGCCAAACTGTCGGGACTGATTATGCTTCTGCTCGCAGTCGGATTGATCGTATGGGGTGTTTCCAAAATTAAAGGACAACGCCGTACTTACTAA
- a CDS encoding nucleoside hydrolase translates to MKPIILDVDTGIDDALAISYAVRSPELQILGVTTCFGNVTVAEATRNTLVVLDYHDSDVPVIAGADKPLFRHREKEKETFIHGEDGLGNALAREPKREAAAGYAPHFMIEQARKNPGKVTIITVGAMTNLALAIMQDPEIVHLVENVIVMGGAVKRWGNVTPVAEANIYADPEAAEYVFRSGIPITLVGLDVTMQTLLPYEKLQLWRNKDTELGHFFADMTEYYIKAYSQLYPGVGGCGLHDPLAVGVAIDPSFVKTVPMHVQVDLHGIHSLARTVADLRDKPANPPNMDVCMEVDADRFLEHFLSRVV, encoded by the coding sequence ATGAAACCGATTATTTTGGATGTAGATACCGGAATCGACGACGCTCTTGCCATTTCCTATGCGGTCCGCTCTCCGGAGCTGCAAATCCTGGGTGTGACCACATGCTTCGGAAACGTAACGGTTGCGGAAGCAACCCGCAATACGCTGGTGGTCCTTGACTATCATGACAGCGACGTGCCCGTCATCGCCGGTGCGGACAAGCCTTTGTTCCGCCATCGCGAGAAAGAAAAAGAAACGTTCATTCACGGCGAAGACGGACTCGGCAATGCGCTTGCGAGAGAGCCGAAGCGGGAAGCGGCGGCTGGCTATGCGCCGCATTTCATGATCGAACAAGCCAGAAAGAATCCGGGCAAGGTGACGATCATAACGGTGGGCGCGATGACCAATCTTGCGCTCGCCATTATGCAGGATCCCGAGATCGTTCACTTGGTCGAAAATGTTATTGTGATGGGCGGAGCCGTCAAACGGTGGGGGAATGTGACGCCGGTAGCGGAAGCGAACATCTACGCGGACCCGGAAGCGGCCGAATATGTATTCCGCTCCGGCATCCCGATTACGCTCGTCGGGCTTGACGTCACGATGCAGACGCTGCTGCCGTACGAGAAGCTGCAGCTGTGGCGGAATAAAGATACCGAGCTCGGCCATTTTTTCGCGGATATGACCGAGTATTATATTAAGGCGTACAGCCAGCTGTATCCGGGCGTCGGCGGCTGCGGCCTGCACGATCCGCTCGCGGTCGGCGTTGCGATTGACCCGAGCTTTGTCAAGACGGTCCCGATGCACGTGCAGGTTGACCTGCACGGCATTCACTCGCTGGCCCGAACCGTTGCCGACCTGCGCGATAAACCGGCGAACCCGCCGAATATGGACGTATGCATGGAAGTGGACGCGGACCGCTTCCTGGAACACTTTTTAAGCAGAGTTGTGTAA
- a CDS encoding carbohydrate ABC transporter permease: protein MQQLAMERSGSPDSKRYSRTAALLSVLAMGLGQLYNRQYMKGLLMLAFYGFGIYTAVTRLPHALWGIVTLGETETKLRKVGKLYKQVMGDHSIFLLIEGLITVFIMIVFVWLYVIAVKDAYHTGKLREEGGTPNTFRQTLSFVASYRFPHIVLTIPMIGVFFFTVMPIVFMILVAFTNFTRENMPPAHLIDWHGFETFRDIFRIKAWSHTFYSVTLWTFVWAVLATLTGYFGGFAVALLVQQKGIRFKSFWRTLFILPFAIPMFVSTLILRNIFNGQFGPVNQYLSLLGFDKMPWLTDPMWAKFTLVLANFWLTFPVSMLMIIGILTTIPKDMYEAADIDGASAFQKIALITFPSVMHAMAPLVIMQFVGNINNFNIVYLLTNGKPVNGDFQFAGDTDILITWLFKLSMEQGQYNFASVIGIFIFIVLSVFAIWNVRRTKAFKEEDA from the coding sequence ATGCAGCAGCTCGCAATGGAGAGAAGCGGATCGCCCGATTCGAAACGTTACAGCCGGACAGCCGCCCTGCTGTCGGTGCTGGCGATGGGACTGGGCCAACTGTACAACCGGCAATATATGAAAGGGCTACTGATGCTCGCCTTTTACGGCTTCGGGATCTATACGGCCGTTACCCGGTTGCCTCATGCGCTTTGGGGCATCGTGACGCTGGGGGAAACAGAAACGAAGCTGAGAAAGGTCGGCAAATTGTACAAGCAGGTGATGGGGGACCATTCCATCTTTTTGCTTATCGAAGGCCTGATTACCGTCTTTATTATGATCGTGTTCGTCTGGCTGTACGTCATCGCCGTTAAAGACGCCTACCATACCGGCAAGCTGCGGGAAGAAGGCGGGACGCCGAATACGTTCCGCCAGACGTTGAGCTTCGTCGCTTCGTACCGCTTCCCGCATATCGTGCTGACGATTCCGATGATCGGCGTCTTTTTCTTTACGGTTATGCCGATCGTCTTTATGATTTTGGTTGCCTTTACGAACTTCACCCGGGAGAACATGCCACCGGCGCATTTGATCGATTGGCACGGCTTCGAGACGTTCCGGGATATTTTCCGTATTAAAGCGTGGAGCCACACCTTCTACAGCGTCACCTTGTGGACGTTCGTTTGGGCCGTACTGGCGACGCTGACCGGTTATTTCGGCGGATTTGCCGTTGCGCTGCTCGTGCAGCAGAAAGGAATCCGGTTCAAATCGTTTTGGCGGACGCTGTTCATTTTGCCGTTTGCGATCCCGATGTTTGTGTCGACGCTCATCCTGCGCAACATCTTCAACGGGCAGTTCGGGCCGGTCAACCAATATTTGAGCCTGCTCGGCTTCGATAAGATGCCGTGGCTGACCGATCCGATGTGGGCGAAATTTACGCTCGTGCTGGCGAACTTCTGGTTAACCTTCCCGGTTTCGATGCTGATGATTATCGGGATCTTGACGACGATCCCGAAAGATATGTACGAAGCGGCGGACATCGACGGCGCAAGCGCCTTCCAAAAAATTGCCCTGATCACATTCCCGTCGGTCATGCATGCGATGGCTCCGCTCGTCATTATGCAGTTTGTCGGCAACATCAACAACTTCAACATTGTTTACCTGCTGACCAACGGCAAACCGGTTAACGGGGATTTCCAATTCGCGGGAGACACGGACATTCTGATTACGTGGCTGTTCAAGCTGTCGATGGAGCAGGGGCAATACAACTTCGCTTCGGTTATCGGAATCTTTATCTTTATCGTGCTGTCCGTCTTCGCGATCTGGAACGTGCGCCGTACGAAAGCGTTCAAAGAGGAGGATGCTTAA
- a CDS encoding MBL fold metallo-hydrolase gives MKITKHLTVSQLAFLPNVFPVNCYFVEEVEGLTLIDAALPSSASSIIDAAQKIGKPITRIVLTHAHDDHVGSLDRLKQELPAVKVYISFRDSILLAGERTLQPGEPQTPIRGGVPTKVKTKPDVLLRDGEQIGSLLALSVPGHTPGSMAFFDTRNGALIAGDAFQTRGGVAVTGQLKPLFPFPAMATWNKELALESARKLRELSPSLLATGHGRMIESPAAIIDQAIQNAEKNLQKKKQVV, from the coding sequence ATGAAAATAACGAAACATTTGACAGTATCGCAGCTCGCATTTTTGCCCAATGTATTCCCGGTAAATTGTTATTTCGTCGAAGAAGTTGAAGGATTAACATTGATAGATGCAGCTCTGCCTTCAAGCGCGAGCTCCATCATTGATGCGGCGCAGAAGATCGGGAAGCCGATTACGCGCATCGTTCTGACCCATGCCCATGACGATCATGTCGGATCGCTTGATCGGTTGAAGCAGGAGCTTCCCGCAGTCAAAGTTTATATTTCGTTCCGGGACTCCATTCTGCTTGCTGGTGAACGCACTTTACAACCTGGTGAACCGCAGACGCCTATCCGCGGAGGTGTGCCGACGAAAGTAAAAACAAAGCCCGATGTCTTGCTCCGGGACGGTGAGCAGATCGGCTCGCTGCTTGCCCTGTCCGTACCCGGACATACGCCGGGCTCGATGGCTTTCTTCGATACGCGCAACGGGGCGTTAATTGCCGGAGACGCTTTTCAAACGCGCGGAGGCGTGGCCGTTACCGGCCAGCTGAAGCCGCTGTTTCCTTTCCCCGCGATGGCGACTTGGAACAAAGAGCTGGCACTGGAAAGCGCCCGCAAATTAAGAGAGCTGAGTCCCTCGCTGCTGGCGACAGGACACGGCAGGATGATCGAGTCTCCGGCCGCCATCATAGATCAAGCCATTCAAAATGCCGAAAAAAATTTGCAAAAGAAGAAGCAAGTCGTTTAA
- a CDS encoding LacI family DNA-binding transcriptional regulator produces MDITIKDVALKANVSIATVSRVLNQSKPVSKAVRERVLEVVEELGFNPNPVARTLIMKESRLIGVLIPGIENMFISIFVQAIEEELFKHNYTTLLCNTNRDLDVELHYLKLLKEKYVDGVVLLTSAPKPKQIQFFENHAVPVVFASHTDQEGRFSCINIDDYQATYDATRYLIQLGHRKIAFFGGPRVYVQIVRRLAGYKQALADYGIEYDEKLIYEQDYDIESGYESGMKLFRQEDRPTAICCVSDMVAIGAIRAADDSGLRVPEDISVMGFDDIPIAKAYRPGITTVRQPVYELGVQAAQMLLKQIREKEDYVPEVKLLPHEIIVRGSCMTVKG; encoded by the coding sequence ATGGATATTACGATAAAAGATGTGGCTTTGAAGGCAAATGTATCGATCGCCACCGTTTCGCGCGTACTTAACCAAAGCAAGCCGGTCAGCAAGGCCGTGCGGGAACGAGTGCTGGAAGTCGTGGAGGAGCTTGGTTTTAATCCAAACCCTGTCGCACGCACGCTCATTATGAAGGAAAGCAGACTGATCGGCGTTCTCATTCCCGGTATCGAAAATATGTTTATTTCGATTTTTGTGCAAGCGATTGAAGAGGAGCTGTTCAAGCATAATTATACGACGCTGCTCTGCAATACGAACCGCGATCTGGATGTGGAGCTTCATTATTTAAAACTGTTGAAAGAAAAGTATGTGGATGGCGTCGTGCTGTTGACTTCGGCTCCCAAACCGAAGCAAATCCAATTTTTCGAGAATCATGCCGTTCCGGTTGTTTTTGCCAGCCATACCGATCAAGAGGGCCGGTTCTCATGCATCAATATTGATGATTACCAGGCTACGTACGATGCAACCCGGTATCTGATTCAACTGGGACATCGAAAAATCGCTTTTTTCGGCGGGCCCAGGGTGTACGTTCAGATTGTAAGGCGGCTGGCAGGATATAAGCAGGCGCTGGCCGATTACGGAATTGAGTATGATGAGAAGCTGATTTATGAACAGGATTACGATATTGAGTCCGGCTATGAGAGCGGGATGAAGCTGTTCAGGCAGGAGGACAGGCCTACGGCCATCTGCTGCGTAAGCGACATGGTCGCAATTGGAGCCATTCGGGCGGCGGATGACAGCGGACTGCGGGTGCCGGAAGACATTTCGGTGATGGGATTCGACGATATACCGATTGCGAAAGCATACCGCCCCGGCATTACGACGGTCCGCCAGCCGGTCTATGAACTCGGGGTTCAGGCGGCGCAAATGCTGCTTAAGCAAATCCGGGAAAAAGAAGATTACGTTCCGGAAGTAAAACTTCTTCCGCATGAAATTATCGTAAGGGGGAGTTGCATGACCGTCAAAGGCTGA